CATTTTAGCTGAAGAAGCGGAAGGAGCAAGCAAGTATACTCATTATCCACAACTGAACACACAGTTTTTGTACTAATCAAATGATTTGGCTTACTCCTTCAATAGACCAAGTTTTTTCAAAGCCTCCTTTCTATGCTCCTCTGTGGCCCCCTTAGGGGTGATCTTTACACTGACACATGGTGGCCTGGGCAGCTTAGAGGGGGGCTGAAGTGGATAAGATCGTCGTTTGTCGCTTTTTTCCAACTCAGcattatgcattttgttttccttcagaTCAACAAAGTCTTTCCCCGTGCCAAGGGAAGCTGGGCGTGGCCGGCTACTGCGAAGAAAGTTTGGAGTGATCTTGTCAAAAAATGACATTTTGCCAAGTGAACCACTGTTCTTAATATTCTGGTCCTCGCTCCCAGAAGAGATGCAACTGCTCAAACCGACACCTGAACGCTCCAGTGTTTTGGATTTGACATTGACTTGTTTGACAGCTACAAGGTTGATATCCATTGGGTAGATTTCTTTCCCACCAACCTGGTTGTGCTGTTCATCAGATTTCTTATCAGAGGTGACATTATCCATATTTACATTCTCCCTGCTGCTTGTCCTGGGAGTTTCTCTTGGAATTGAGTAAGGTGTGGTTTTGATCACATGATCATCGGGATCTTTTTCTTGATCTAGTGGGAGACCCAGTTTCTTAAGAGCTTCTCTCCTGGCTCTCCCCTGTTCATTTTGGATTGAATGAACTTTTTCCATGGAAAAATCACCAGTTGCAGCTCTGGGCCTGCCATTTGATGGAGCCAGAACCTTTATCTTGTGACCGGGATCCACATTGAGTGACACAGCATTACCTTTGCTGGTTTTAAGGATAATATTGGGAGGCAGTTTCCTGGGTTTGGGGGCAGTGGGAGGACCTTGCTTGAAGTTGGGATCTAGGGCAGGTTCTTCCAGTGTAGGTTTTTGATAATTTTCTTGAGCAACAGTAATTTGTTCAGAAATCTTCTTGCTACTTTtaggagagagaggtttcagaatggcTTCTTTCCCAATTGCTACCCCCATCTTATCTAGTGAAAGTTCCGTCTGGGTAGCTGCAGCCCCATATCCCTCCACTACATCAACATTCCTCTTATTTTCATAGTGAGGTATCCCACTTGGCTCTTGCCCACTTCTAGGATGACTCCTCCGCTGGTCCTGGAAAGGTTCAGGGGGTGGGATGACTATAGATTCCAAGTTAGATGGCCTTAACTGGGAGCTCATTTTAGGCTTGTCATTTGGTATGTCCACTGGCTCGTGCTTAGGAGACCCCCATGAAGTCTGGCATTTCAGAGAATCAGCAACATTAGACCCTGTTGCTTCAGCAAGGGAAACCTTGGGAGCACTTTTTACACTGATGTTCCTTAGAAAGATATGGTGACCTGGATTTGGGGTGACAACAGGAACAGAGCCAGAAAGACATTTTTTGTTCTTTGGTTCAATTTTGTTGCGCTTTCCTAGATTTTCAtgatccagctctacaatattgggggtggggatagaaagaaacaaaagaaggagAAGTAAGTATTGTTCTTACAATCTTACTATCACAAAACCTCAacaaagagaaagaggagaagaGCAAACCCAAGTCCTTAAATTATTTGCCTTACCACAAAAggatgaattaaaaacaaaatactaaCTGTATCAAAGTGATATTTTAACAAATCCCACACATggtatttattagattttttaaaaaaaaattcgtGGTATTTATTAGATTAAAAGCTCATGGAGTAACAGAgaatatgtctgtctgtctgtctgtctgtctgtctgtctgtctgtctgtctgtctgtctgtctatggtGGGGATGTGTGCTTGTAACCAAACTGGAACTGGATTTAGAGGTTAGGAAATGTCTTTGGTTTTTCCACAGCATAAGTGCATTGCCTTGAACCATAATACTTTAAGTTACCAACCTAAAGCGATAACTCAAGCTCATTATGGCTACTTTTAGTTGTTCAAAGGAGCTAAAATGAATGTGTGCTTTTTAGCATCCAAGCTACTAGATCTACCCCTAAATTTTGTGCTCTTAATAGAACGTGCATGTGAAACACTTTTTCCACACGGAACTCTACAGTTCTGAAACTAGTTCTGTGCTTTGTTTCCTCACCACCACCTAGACTGAGCCAGGAATGATGCCTCAGCTGAAACATTCCTGTTAAAGAATCACAAGAGAACTCAGCTTACCTTTAGGAACATCTCTCATAGGCCACGTCCGTGGATGCTTAGAAGACTCAGCTGTCTCTGCCTCATCAGTAGAAACTCCGCTGTCTCCTTCAGTATCCAGAGAATCTAGTGTTTCTTCAAGGAACATAAGACATTCTTTCTCCGCCACTGATAGATAGTCATAGCCACTGTCACTCTtcaagacaaaaaaacaaaaaaaaaccctgagcaACATGAACAAGGAGACATAAAAGCTCAAAAAGAATTATCCTCATCTCAAATTTATTACCTTCCATAAAGACTTAATTACTACAGTGAATTTGCAAGAATTTGGTCTGTCAGTAAGCCTACAAAGGAGCACTACCTAATCTTTATAACCAAGGTCAACACCACCATTATTGTTCTCCCTTTTTTGTTCtcccgctgagaccacataacaccggtcttgaaagacccacattggttcccagtatgtttctaggcacaattcaaagtgttggtgctgacctttaaaaccctaaatggcctcagtccagtatacctgaaggagcgtccccactcccatcgttcagcccggacactgagatccagcgctgagggccatctggcagttccctcagtgcggtaagtgaggttacagggaaccaggcagagggtcttctcggtagtggcacccgccctgtggaacacccacccaccagacgtcaaaggaagaaacaactaccagacttttaggagacatctgaaggcagccctgtttaaggtaaaggtaaagggcccctgaccattaggtccagtcgcagacaactctggggttgcggcactcatctcgctttactggccgagggagccggcatacagcttccgggtcatgtggccagcatgactaagccgcttctggcgaaccaaagcagcgcacggaaaccccatttaccttcccactgcagtggtacctatttatctacttgcactttgacgtgctttcgaactgctaggtgggcaggagcagggactgaacaacgggagctcaccccatcgcggggattcaaaccaccaaccttctgatcaaaaTAGACCATGAATTTTCTGCAGCCACCACTCCCATTCTCAAAGACTTCAGACAGAAAGACTGAATGTGGCCACAAGATATTTGGGTCAATGGTCCAATGGCCAAAATGAATGCATAAATTACATCTGCCAGATTCCAAGATTCACAGGATTTGTCTGCTTTCAGTGATTTTCAAGCATAGATATTACAAGTTGAGTTCCAACTGTCAATTATTTAATGTCAATGTCCCAGCTGATATACCCAAATGGTAATAAGATAAAAATCTGATGTAGGAAGAGTTGGATTCCCTTGCTTTTTCTAGGATGAGGCCATGTGGGAGTTTTTGCAAGGTACAGGTTTATTACGATGACAAGGTAGAGGCCCCACAATAATTGAACTACCCTGCTCATCATTATTAATTAAATGCACAAGTTCACTTCTAGTGTGCAAGAGAAGGAATGGAAGTTCAATTCAGAACTGTaatttgcatagctgtcaacttttcccttttcttgcaaggaatcctattcggaataagggaatttcccttaaaaaaaaggaaatgttgacagctatggtaattTGTGGTTAGTAAATCTCTACAAATTACAGTTAGCAAATATCTAGTAAGCTTCAAGTCAGACAGGAAATAGTTTACCTGGTCTCATCACTCACTGGACAGAAATCCACTCCACCCCACAGGTTACAGAATGACAGTGCTAAACTTGTGAAGTTGTGTTAAACTTTAGTGAAACATATCACAGAAGTTTGCATTTACACAAACTTGGCTAAGGCTCACCACAGTGCACTCTCCATCACCATCTCTTCAatatggcattattattattcttcaatGGACTAGGCATTGGGAAACTGCAACTACAGCAGCTCCAAAACATTTCTAGTGGAAGTACCGCCATTCAGTTGTCATTCGAATTTTAATATTCTCAGCAGGTTGACTGAGGGAAACTCCTTCACATAGGTGCTTGGAGAAGCCTCACATCCTAAGGGCAAGTTCATACATTCATGACCATCACTCAAATAATTTAACaccaagggctcatccacacagtGCTTTCTAGGTACATGTTCATGCTTgcaagctctgtgtctgagcgctTTAATTTCCGCCCCCCTCCCGTTGCTTTCTCAAGGAAAACCTGCTATTTATGCTGCATTGAAACAagtggcaatttgggttttctgtggatttccGTTTGcttcaattcagcagtaaagaacaggttttcacaGAGAAAGTGCTGGGGGAAATAGAAAAGGACTCGGTCAGTGAGCATGAAAGCACAGACCCCTGCCTAGAAACAGCACACAAGGAAGTGACCTTAGTGACAATCAAGTCAAACACTTGCCTCAAAAATTAGTTGCCCCAAACAATATGTTTATCCCTGTGTATCCCATCAGCCTAATTCAGCGTATCAGAGATTATGGTAGTTGTAGTGcaactacaggttccccatccctacaatACAAAGCCCTAGCTTGCAAgtaattctgattttttaaaatttttagttGAAAACTTTAGCCCAAGGTTAAGATGGTGCTTTATCTTTTATATTTCTTAAATGTTTTAGCAGTTGGATATTTTATTTAGGGCTATAGACCTGTCTGAACGTTCTGAAATTATGtggaacagaaaaataaattgaattaaaTTAATATACCTTTCCGGACAAGCTGGAGTCGTTGCTGATCATACTGTCACAACTGCCTGCACTGTGAACAATTGCTCTGGGTTCTGGGTCAGCTGTCCTTATCCACAAATCCTTTTTAGGCATATCACTAGTCAGTCAAGGGAGCAGTAAGTATGACTGAGGAACTCTGGAGAGGAAACATAAGAAGAAGCCATAAACATATATCACAACTTCAGAACATACTCAAAAACAGATTACTGCTGCAGAAATCCTGCCGGTTGCTGCATATGAATATCATTTTTCAAGGATTTCAACTCATTTATACCTTGCTGCTTTTACACACATGGCAGCTTACAACAAGATATAAAGCAATGCCCAAATTCACAAGCCTTGGGATCCAATAAAGTCAGTACACTTGACTTAGTTGTACTTTCCCTTCACCATGATACATTGCTATAATAATCAATTCTTGGAAGCAGTGTCCTCAGGGCCACCAACAAacaggagatagtacaagaatacttggctagtctagatgtattcaagtctccagggccagatgaactgcatccaagagtattaaaagaactggcagatgtgatttcagaaccactggcagtcatctttgagaattcctggagaacaggcgaagtcccggcagactggaagagggcaaatgttgtccctattttcaaaaaggggaaaagagaggacccaaataattaccgcccagtcagtctgacatcaataccagggaagattctggagcagatcattaagcaaacagtctgtgagcacctagaaaggaatgctgtgatcaccaatagtcagcatggatttctgaaaaataagtcatgtcagactaacctgatctcattttttgacagaattacaagcctggtagatgaagggaacgcagtggatgtagcctaccttgatttcagcaaggcatttgacaaggtgccccatgatattcttgtaaagaagctggtaaaatgcggtcttgactttgctaccactcagtggatttgtaactggctgactgaccgaacccaaagggtgctcatcaatggttcctcttcatcctggagaagagtgactagtggggtgccacagggttctgtcttgggcccggtcttattcaacatctttatcaacgacttggatgatggactcaagggcatcctgatcaaatttgcagatgacaccaaactgggaggggtggctaacaccccagaggagaggatcacacttcaaaacgaccttgacagattagagaactgggccaaaacaaacaagatgaattttaacagggagaaatgtaaagtattgcacttgggcaaaaaaaatgagaggcacaaatacaagatgggtgacacctggcttgagagcactacatgtgaaaaggatctaggagtcttggttgaccacaaacttgacatgagccaacagtgtgacgcggcagctaaaaaagccaatgcaattctgggctgcatcaataggagtatagcatctagatcaagggaagtaatagtgccactgtattctgctctggtcagacctcacctggagtactgtgtccagttctgggcaccacagttcaagaaggacattgacaaactggaacgtgtccagaggagggcaaccaaaatggtcaaaggcctggaaacgatgccttatgaggaacggctaagggagctgggcatgtttagcctggagaagaggaggttaaggggtgatatgatagccatgttcaaatatataaaaggatgtcacatagaggagggagaaaggttgttttctgctgctccagagaagcggacacggagcaatggatccaaactacaagaaagaagattccacctaaacattaggaagaacttcctgacagtaagagctgttcgacagtggaatttgctgccaaggagtgtggtggagtctccttctttggaggtctttaagcagaggcttgacaaccatatgtcaggagtgctctgatggtgtttcctgcttggcagggggttggactcgatggcccttgtggtctcttccaactctatgattctatgattctatgattctaggtagaAGGGGTAGGAGTTTGTGGGTggccaacccccccaccccagctttcaTCCTTTTTTAGTAGCATAAGTATGTCAATCAGACATTTATGAAGAAAATTAGAGCAGAAAATGTGACTCAGCAGGCAGCACTGTTGCTAAGGACACTTCATCACTGTTGCTAAGCAACTGGAGGAAGAAATATTGATGCCAAAGCCTGGGACTCAAGAGGGGCCCATCCTAGAGTAGCAGGAAAAATCAGAAGCTAAGAAGAAGAGGATACTGGGGTGTGTTTGTTAAAGCACTTTCCTCATGCCcacattatttcattcattcagtgTGCTGCCTTTatagaataaaacaaaatgggcTTGGTTCAGTATATGTTACTTAGAAGTAACTCCCTTGAAATAAATGAGGCTTCCTTCCTACTgaggaaaaatatatgtgatattGCAGTTGTTACCCTGCTCTGCTTTTCCACACCCCACAAACAATCACTACTGGTCTGCTTGTCGTCGCTGGGCTGTTCTTTATTCATATACAGTAATAATCTTTGCCTTGGCTTTTGACATCTGAGGTGTGTTTTTAAGACCTACCCTATCGCTGTGACAGTGATCTATGTTAACTTTTTTAACATCaacttttaaattgttgtaacctgttcTGTTGCTGAAGGGCAGCCAATCAAAATAAACAATACTAaatcaaaaatacaaaaagaatcagcaaataaagcaaacaaacaaaattaaacacCTTACAACTGCAGCGAGTTAAAATTCCTATACACTGTACTTTTAAcataatagtttttttaaaaaatcaaggcaAAATGTTTTGCGCACAACTGATAAAAGTTGCAGCCATTTTAAACCCACTTCTGTCTATGCatagctctctctcacacaccctacCTTtcaggaataaataaaaataaatactctgggcagaattattatttattactagcAACCTTGTGCCCagcattgcttgggaattctaaggatTGGTTCACACCAGTGTTTAATGTGTATTTGCAGCTCATTTTgtctctaattattattatttttgcattgtCTATATGATGCCTCCTTATCCAAATGGCAGCCCACACCTTTTCCCACTAAATTTGAATTTTCCTAATCAATGGATAATCcagtaaagaaagaaaatacaagttaaaatagTATGTGACCAGACTGTGGATCCAATGAAGTGCATTGTGTGGGCAGGTTGTTTTACATGACTGGTGACATTTCACTGGGTGCTGCCTGCCACACTTCCGacttccattttgtttccatcTGCCCAAAGAAAAGCTGCTGAAGGCACATTCACATtttaacagtattttttttaaaaaccccagttATTTTGGCCAGAAGTGCTTTTGCTTGAAACagctgtattaaaaataaaaataaaacttgtcCTTTCAGGTACAAGaggtgggaaaggaaat
The Podarcis raffonei isolate rPodRaf1 chromosome 6, rPodRaf1.pri, whole genome shotgun sequence DNA segment above includes these coding regions:
- the C6H1orf116 gene encoding specifically androgen-regulated gene protein → MPKKDLWIRTADPEPRAIVHSAGSCDSMISNDSSLSGKSDSGYDYLSVAEKECLMFLEETLDSLDTEGDSGVSTDEAETAESSKHPRTWPMRDVPKELDHENLGKRNKIEPKNKKCLSGSVPVVTPNPGHHIFLRNISVKSAPKVSLAEATGSNVADSLKCQTSWGSPKHEPVDIPNDKPKMSSQLRPSNLESIVIPPPEPFQDQRRSHPRSGQEPSGIPHYENKRNVDVVEGYGAAATQTELSLDKMGVAIGKEAILKPLSPKSSKKISEQITVAQENYQKPTLEEPALDPNFKQGPPTAPKPRKLPPNIILKTSKGNAVSLNVDPGHKIKVLAPSNGRPRAATGDFSMEKVHSIQNEQGRARREALKKLGLPLDQEKDPDDHVIKTTPYSIPRETPRTSSRENVNMDNVTSDKKSDEQHNQVGGKEIYPMDINLVAVKQVNVKSKTLERSGVGLSSCISSGSEDQNIKNSGSLGKMSFFDKITPNFLRSSRPRPASLGTGKDFVDLKENKMHNAELEKSDKRRSYPLQPPSKLPRPPCVSVKITPKGATEEHRKEALKKLGLLKE